The Acidicapsa ligni genome has a window encoding:
- a CDS encoding PAS domain-containing protein — translation MAFALLSETLPRLLLFVERHRRPAVTVLLAGSGLFVYELRFHLVLAGVVAIAVATGGWVFVKGSRRRDGSSRRSQLNSPNKCEGPSKRKEDCPFRNENFVSMLRFLPVGVAYFGLGRRVLYCNQAFCRIYGFDEEELIGEVPPMPEDRRLEWSQIEEDLRLGRHFFNIETVRVRKDGTQFRAYISGLPIFDDKRELTGLMGIIIGAEDMPMAHGIAYDHILSLAESSSNFLLLLDPNLRIVYANPGFSVATGVEATDLYNTEILEYFPVDERASIRTDFDEALLSGRNDFSAEAHVQNIAESSAVPVRLEFYPVYGPDARTPSAIACVAHDLQRETELRNQLLQSTRERQTLFERSPIGILKVNTLGYPIAINSKFQEMIGYNCEELKKLPFSTLVYPDDLVRGRTLFLDLAAGKIEQFQIGKRLVRKDGAVIRTVMFVSLVRDAAGKPSHTISVVTPLPEEVFIAEVPELPHANA, via the coding sequence TTATGAGCTGCGCTTCCATTTGGTATTGGCCGGAGTGGTTGCGATAGCCGTCGCGACTGGGGGATGGGTCTTCGTGAAAGGTTCGCGCCGGCGCGACGGCTCTTCGCGTCGATCTCAACTGAATAGCCCGAACAAGTGTGAGGGTCCTTCAAAACGTAAAGAGGACTGCCCGTTCAGGAACGAAAACTTCGTGTCAATGTTGCGATTCCTTCCAGTCGGCGTTGCATATTTTGGTCTCGGGCGGAGGGTCCTCTATTGCAATCAGGCGTTCTGCCGAATCTACGGATTCGACGAAGAGGAGCTGATAGGCGAGGTGCCCCCGATGCCGGAAGATCGCAGGCTGGAGTGGTCACAGATTGAAGAGGATCTGCGACTGGGACGTCACTTTTTCAACATCGAGACCGTAAGGGTTCGAAAAGACGGGACCCAGTTTCGCGCTTACATCTCCGGGTTGCCTATATTCGACGACAAGCGCGAGCTGACCGGGTTGATGGGAATCATTATCGGCGCAGAAGATATGCCAATGGCTCATGGCATCGCCTATGACCATATCCTGTCCCTCGCAGAGAGCAGTTCAAACTTTCTTCTTTTGCTAGACCCGAACCTTCGGATCGTTTATGCAAATCCCGGATTTTCCGTGGCAACGGGCGTCGAAGCCACAGATCTCTACAACACGGAGATTCTGGAATACTTCCCGGTTGACGAGCGTGCGAGCATCCGCACAGATTTCGACGAAGCGTTGCTTTCGGGACGAAACGACTTCTCCGCGGAAGCACATGTCCAAAATATCGCAGAGAGCTCGGCGGTCCCGGTGAGGCTCGAATTCTATCCCGTATATGGGCCAGATGCACGAACGCCAAGCGCGATAGCATGCGTTGCCCACGACCTGCAACGGGAAACCGAGCTTCGAAATCAACTTCTCCAGAGCACCCGAGAACGGCAGACGCTCTTCGAGCGATCGCCAATTGGCATTCTCAAGGTGAACACCTTGGGCTATCCGATCGCCATCAACAGCAAATTTCAAGAGATGATCGGTTATAACTGCGAGGAACTCAAGAAGCTCCCTTTCTCAACGCTCGTGTATCCGGATGATCTTGTGCGTGGCCGAACACTGTTCCTCGACCTTGCGGCCGGAAAGATTGAGCAGTTCCAAATTGGGAAACGCCTGGTACGAAAGGATGGAGCTGTCATTCGCACGGTAATGTTCGTATCACTAGTACGGGATGCCGCCGGCAAACCCTCTCACACGATCAGTGTCGTGACACCGCTACCTGAAGAGGTATTCATTGCGGAGGTTCCGGAACTCCCGCATGCCAACGCCTGA
- a CDS encoding ABC transporter ATP-binding protein gives MAPLGTVRWLLVKAQPHVRLVTLSVAAAMIGSIVATIDPLLMRRWLDVTLPSRDLLTSLGMVLSISLCFVGRSAVGGCSSLVSFRVSQRIGLDLRTELVRHMTALSADWHERTHVGEKLSRIEQDVEQVAQFAADALNTILRSVLFFILNLVVMFSLNWRMTLTVLPLLPLFLWVRARYRNLIQLKADRTQAEVGRSSAHLAEHLGAVPQIQLLGAEELCATRAINIRDETATAQWSQRKTEIGFSVTVTAVMACAILCLLGMGTHEYLRGALSIGSLVAFYAYVTRIFEPVSSVMELYARSQRMLASTRRVREVLETEPTVQDYGTVQSVPSPLRRGLICDSVCFSYTDAEQSLHDVSLSIRPGERLAIVGRSGSGKSTLARLLARVADPTKGEIALEAIPLREYRLSALRASLCYVPQYPALFSGTVRDNLLYAAPSATETQLETAIEAAQLKGVIQRLPEGLTTALGPEAARLSGGERQRLALARALLRNASILVLDEATSALDVPTENAVLRSIADTGGAQTVVIISHRLHSLMWVDRLVLLDGGQIVAEGRHRDLYRDSNLYRELFDKADETSLDSPGIGGQLRLSEI, from the coding sequence ATGGCACCTCTCGGTACAGTCCGATGGCTTCTGGTAAAGGCGCAACCGCATGTGCGTTTGGTGACGCTCAGCGTGGCCGCGGCGATGATTGGCAGTATCGTCGCTACGATTGATCCGCTGCTGATGCGGCGCTGGCTGGATGTAACCTTACCGTCCCGCGATCTGCTCACGTCGCTTGGCATGGTTCTGTCGATCTCCCTGTGCTTTGTAGGCCGGTCTGCCGTCGGCGGCTGCTCTTCCCTGGTCAGCTTTCGGGTGAGTCAACGTATAGGTCTCGATCTGCGTACAGAGTTAGTGAGACATATGACGGCGCTCTCGGCTGATTGGCATGAGCGGACGCATGTAGGGGAAAAGCTTAGCCGGATCGAGCAGGATGTCGAACAGGTCGCGCAATTCGCCGCCGATGCGCTGAACACCATCCTGCGCTCGGTGCTGTTCTTTATCCTGAACCTGGTGGTCATGTTCAGCCTGAATTGGCGGATGACTCTCACGGTTCTGCCACTCTTGCCGCTGTTTTTGTGGGTCCGGGCAAGATACCGCAACCTCATTCAGCTCAAGGCCGACCGGACCCAGGCCGAAGTGGGTCGAAGCTCAGCCCACCTCGCCGAACACCTCGGAGCGGTTCCGCAGATTCAACTCCTGGGAGCGGAAGAACTATGCGCGACGCGCGCCATAAATATTCGCGATGAGACGGCGACTGCACAGTGGTCGCAGCGGAAGACCGAAATCGGTTTCAGCGTTACCGTTACCGCGGTGATGGCTTGTGCCATCCTATGCCTTCTTGGGATGGGAACGCACGAGTACCTCCGGGGAGCTCTTAGCATAGGCAGTCTCGTCGCCTTCTATGCTTACGTGACACGGATATTTGAGCCCGTCTCGTCCGTAATGGAGTTATACGCGCGCTCACAACGGATGCTGGCAAGCACCCGCCGCGTACGGGAGGTCCTCGAAACAGAGCCGACTGTGCAGGATTATGGAACAGTCCAGTCAGTTCCCTCCCCTTTGCGCCGCGGCCTCATCTGCGACTCAGTTTGCTTTTCCTATACCGATGCAGAACAAAGTCTCCACGATGTGTCGCTTTCCATTCGCCCGGGCGAACGGCTCGCCATTGTCGGAAGAAGCGGCTCAGGAAAGTCCACTTTAGCGCGTCTCTTGGCCCGTGTGGCAGATCCCACGAAAGGAGAGATCGCACTCGAAGCGATTCCTCTCCGAGAGTACCGGCTTTCAGCTCTCCGCGCCTCGCTCTGCTATGTGCCCCAATATCCTGCCTTGTTCTCCGGAACCGTCCGCGACAATCTTCTCTATGCAGCGCCATCGGCCACTGAGACCCAACTTGAGACTGCCATCGAAGCAGCGCAGCTAAAGGGCGTCATCCAGCGTCTGCCGGAAGGCCTGACCACCGCGCTTGGCCCCGAGGCTGCGCGTCTCTCGGGTGGAGAACGTCAACGCCTGGCTCTGGCGCGGGCACTCTTGAGGAATGCCAGCATCCTGGTTCTCGATGAAGCTACCTCCGCACTAGACGTCCCCACCGAGAATGCCGTACTCCGATCCATCGCTGACACTGGGGGCGCTCAGACGGTCGTTATCATTTCCCACCGCCTGCACTCTCTTATGTGGGTAGATCGGCTGGTTCTCCTTGACGGAGGGCAAATCGTCGCCGAAGGAAGACACCGAGACTTGTACCGTGATTCCAATCTCTATCGCGAGCTCTTTGACAAGGCCGACGAGACTTCGCTGGACAGCCCCGGAATCGGAGGGCAACTTCGCCTCAGCGAGATTTAG
- a CDS encoding helix-turn-helix domain-containing protein: protein MRTLGTLLRFSLGDALVAKHGDEELTEIEREIIAEIRYWRSMPQGDPRREDLSDPATFVYNLIERKHANVQLHVKRILPELGISLRTFERRFKKKYNKNVRDHIHEVRLETACSMLGYVHAELIGDIAVRLGYTEIRDFNRFFSDHTHMSPTNWREREQALTERDIHARDGEGNEPND, encoded by the coding sequence ATGCGCACCTTGGGAACTCTGCTGAGATTTAGCCTTGGGGATGCATTGGTGGCGAAGCACGGAGACGAAGAACTTACTGAAATCGAGCGAGAGATCATAGCGGAAATCCGCTACTGGCGGTCGATGCCTCAAGGCGATCCTCGGCGAGAAGACCTGAGCGATCCTGCCACCTTCGTTTACAACTTGATCGAGCGAAAACACGCGAACGTGCAACTGCATGTGAAACGCATCCTTCCTGAGTTGGGCATCTCTTTGAGGACATTCGAACGTCGTTTCAAGAAGAAGTACAACAAAAATGTCCGGGATCATATCCATGAGGTTCGGCTCGAAACAGCGTGCTCGATGCTGGGCTATGTCCATGCCGAGTTGATCGGAGACATTGCGGTGCGGTTGGGCTATACAGAGATTCGAGACTTCAATCGGTTCTTCTCCGACCATACACATATGTCACCGACAAATTGGCGTGAACGCGAACAAGCCCTGACCGAGCGTGACATCCACGCGCGCGATGGTGAGGGCAACGAGCCTAACGACTAG
- a CDS encoding PqqD family protein, which produces MLIAKSELRSVITAQGAMILNIEADEISTLNELGGYIWGLLLEGKSTDQVVADLARETGADVSVIAADVNEFLEQLAAKKIVTL; this is translated from the coding sequence ATGTTGATTGCTAAATCAGAGCTTCGATCTGTAATTACAGCGCAGGGCGCGATGATTCTCAACATTGAGGCCGATGAGATCTCGACATTAAACGAGCTCGGTGGCTACATATGGGGACTTCTACTCGAGGGTAAGTCGACGGATCAGGTCGTCGCCGACCTTGCCCGAGAGACCGGAGCGGACGTTTCAGTGATAGCGGCTGACGTGAACGAGTTTCTCGAGCAGTTGGCGGCGAAGAAGATTGTAACTCTCTAG
- a CDS encoding aminoglycoside phosphotransferase family protein encodes MPNVPDQVETRTYALALIGPNSDGLMGLSGVHGVQLPHVEIPKWTRVAEEINLAVRKRWGLDSLVLELLPSQNGAPDCVLAEVIGQKSGSIPEELSICDLDVIEGPEITPGTRDALRTTITGNGSAKGPFSRRGWLIEARDWIEQSAGNGKATLSGVFRQYNASESFALVRFERLEGQAIWLKATGVPNAHEFDVTVRLSQLFPDFLPQLIAARSDWNAWITEDAGTSLGACQDLPTLVRAVEVLADLQIESLGEIDMLKAAGCMDRSLRNVHTNLGQMFDFLDEAMKLQVSTKSKPLSSARLREISEVVDEACTAMLGLGIPPCLVNGDINLDNILFDGVRYRFIDWAEVGIGNPFLTLQQVIQHVIRDDEHQEWAPVLRAAYRAKWLWLLSGDQIDRAFSLMPLLTIVDYLYGRGEWLLSERRDETSFQSFARTLGRCMDRAAAELSSKGAIQS; translated from the coding sequence ATGCCAAATGTCCCAGATCAAGTTGAAACACGAACATACGCGCTTGCACTGATCGGCCCGAACTCTGACGGATTGATGGGTTTATCAGGCGTGCACGGTGTTCAACTGCCGCATGTCGAGATCCCGAAATGGACCAGGGTCGCGGAGGAAATCAATCTGGCCGTTCGAAAAAGATGGGGGCTCGATAGCCTTGTGCTGGAGCTCCTGCCTTCGCAAAATGGAGCTCCCGATTGCGTGCTCGCCGAGGTCATCGGGCAGAAGTCTGGATCAATACCTGAAGAACTCTCGATTTGCGACCTTGATGTAATCGAAGGCCCTGAGATCACACCTGGGACGCGAGATGCGCTTCGCACAACGATCACTGGCAATGGTTCGGCAAAAGGGCCATTCTCACGCCGCGGTTGGCTTATTGAAGCGAGGGACTGGATTGAACAGAGCGCAGGAAATGGGAAGGCCACGCTCTCAGGAGTCTTCCGCCAATACAACGCGAGCGAATCCTTTGCGCTCGTCCGGTTTGAACGGTTGGAGGGCCAGGCAATCTGGCTTAAAGCTACTGGAGTTCCCAATGCACACGAGTTCGACGTCACCGTCCGGCTGTCGCAATTATTTCCTGACTTTCTTCCGCAGTTGATCGCAGCTCGTTCAGACTGGAACGCATGGATCACGGAAGACGCAGGGACGTCTCTCGGGGCATGCCAAGACCTGCCCACACTAGTGCGCGCCGTCGAAGTGTTGGCGGATTTACAGATCGAGAGCCTCGGAGAGATAGACATGTTGAAAGCCGCAGGGTGCATGGACCGCAGCCTGCGCAATGTACACACGAACCTCGGCCAGATGTTCGATTTCCTCGATGAGGCTATGAAGCTCCAGGTTTCGACTAAGTCTAAACCCCTTTCCTCTGCGAGGTTAAGAGAGATTTCAGAAGTTGTCGACGAAGCGTGTACCGCGATGCTCGGTCTTGGCATTCCTCCTTGTCTCGTCAATGGGGACATAAATCTCGACAACATCCTCTTCGATGGAGTTCGATACCGCTTCATTGACTGGGCGGAGGTGGGGATCGGTAATCCCTTTCTGACCTTGCAACAGGTTATCCAGCACGTTATTCGTGATGACGAACATCAGGAATGGGCGCCAGTCCTGCGTGCAGCTTACCGAGCCAAATGGCTTTGGCTGCTCAGCGGGGACCAGATAGATAGGGCCTTCTCACTCATGCCTCTACTTACAATCGTCGACTATCTATACGGTCGTGGCGAGTGGCTCCTGTCCGAACGGCGCGACGAGACTTCATTTCAGAGCTTCGCGCGTACGCTCGGACGGTGCATGGACCGAGCCGCTGCAGAACTTTCCTCGAAGGGGGCAATCCAGTCATGA
- a CDS encoding prolyl oligopeptidase family serine peptidase, with amino-acid sequence MSAIAGGVIDVIHGIEVRDPYRWLEDRNSRETDQWLHSQARICNEYFLRNHLYDPLQKAIRDTLSVEIVDQAARVGRYLFPRKQCRGEEQASIRVCDVEKAAEKILVDPAALGPGTSVEILHVSRDASLLAYKVRAKGTDAMEVHVVDVQTGIILPDYVPLAYGRGFTFDRLGSGFFYSAEPVQRTDVLSIRYHRFGNDFTEDISVFTVPWTPKRHLILLGDNGVLGALVTDSFGEEMVQDFFVTDEANVHVWKPVYKGMKNRAVPLISQGRIFLIDRYDSRGGSILELNEAGETHGIVVPHRCSPIQRCTTGPSCFFVSYLDKEQTRLEQWSLNGELFNEYLIPNRGSVEVFPSLSDESGSLFFLQETYTEAPSLWEIKLSERTEPTTTLLNVSEQSISAIVRQCSYTSHDGTRIPMVLIGPREDGESGIRPVVMMGYGGFGAAEKPRFSRFIKLIVELGVTVARPSIRGGSEFGEAWHLAAVRRNRQTAIDDFLAAAEWLQSEGLTDQRHLAIMGSSNGGLLVAAAAVQRPDLFEAVVCTGPLTDMVRYERFDRASKWRSEYGTAEDLDEFRALLSYSPYHNVKDTVDYPAMLVVSGDADDRCNPAHARKIVAAIRERQTQQRPILLDYGIDWGHVPTLSLTERTQSLCRKIAFLCEQLGISIEGDALHDVFDS; translated from the coding sequence ATGAGTGCGATCGCAGGAGGAGTAATCGATGTTATTCACGGTATCGAGGTGCGGGACCCGTATCGCTGGCTTGAGGACCGAAACTCACGGGAGACCGATCAGTGGCTTCATAGCCAGGCCCGGATTTGCAATGAGTACTTCCTGCGGAACCACCTGTACGACCCCTTGCAAAAAGCCATTCGAGACACGCTCTCGGTTGAGATCGTGGATCAGGCTGCTCGGGTGGGCCGATACCTCTTCCCGCGGAAGCAGTGTCGCGGCGAAGAACAGGCTTCGATTCGAGTATGCGATGTAGAGAAAGCAGCAGAAAAGATACTGGTGGATCCCGCCGCACTTGGCCCTGGAACATCGGTGGAGATCTTGCATGTGTCCCGTGACGCTTCGCTTCTTGCCTACAAAGTTCGCGCCAAAGGAACGGATGCTATGGAGGTGCATGTCGTCGATGTCCAGACAGGCATTATTCTGCCAGACTACGTTCCCTTGGCGTATGGCCGGGGGTTCACGTTCGACAGACTGGGATCAGGCTTCTTCTACTCGGCGGAGCCCGTTCAACGAACGGACGTGCTCTCGATTCGTTACCACCGCTTCGGCAATGATTTTACAGAGGATATTTCGGTGTTTACAGTCCCGTGGACTCCGAAACGTCATCTGATCTTGCTTGGAGATAACGGGGTTCTTGGCGCGCTGGTCACCGACTCGTTTGGAGAGGAGATGGTGCAGGATTTCTTTGTTACTGACGAAGCTAACGTACATGTCTGGAAGCCCGTTTACAAAGGTATGAAAAATCGGGCCGTGCCTCTGATTTCCCAAGGCAGAATATTCCTGATCGATCGCTATGACTCTCGGGGTGGAAGCATTCTGGAACTCAACGAGGCAGGAGAAACGCACGGCATAGTTGTTCCGCATAGGTGCAGCCCGATTCAGAGATGCACAACTGGTCCAAGCTGCTTCTTTGTGAGTTATTTGGATAAAGAGCAAACGCGCCTCGAACAGTGGAGTCTAAATGGCGAGCTCTTCAACGAATACCTCATACCAAATCGTGGTTCCGTGGAAGTGTTTCCGTCTCTCTCCGATGAGAGCGGTTCCTTGTTCTTTCTTCAGGAGACTTACACGGAAGCTCCGAGCCTCTGGGAGATCAAGCTGTCCGAGAGAACGGAGCCGACCACCACACTCTTGAACGTTTCCGAGCAAAGCATTTCAGCTATTGTTCGCCAATGCTCATATACCTCTCATGACGGAACCCGGATACCGATGGTACTGATCGGCCCGAGAGAAGACGGAGAATCGGGCATTCGACCGGTGGTGATGATGGGATACGGTGGCTTCGGCGCTGCGGAGAAGCCACGTTTTTCTCGGTTCATCAAGCTCATTGTCGAGCTCGGTGTGACAGTCGCGAGGCCAAGTATCAGGGGCGGGTCAGAGTTTGGGGAGGCGTGGCACCTTGCGGCAGTCCGAAGAAATAGGCAAACGGCAATCGATGACTTTCTGGCGGCTGCGGAGTGGCTCCAATCGGAGGGCCTTACGGACCAGAGGCACCTCGCGATCATGGGCAGCTCTAACGGAGGCCTTCTAGTTGCGGCCGCGGCAGTGCAGAGACCAGATCTCTTCGAGGCGGTGGTGTGTACGGGACCTCTCACAGATATGGTCCGATATGAACGCTTTGATAGGGCGTCTAAGTGGAGATCCGAGTACGGTACCGCAGAGGACCTCGATGAGTTTCGAGCTCTATTATCCTATTCGCCTTACCACAACGTTAAGGACACAGTCGACTATCCTGCAATGCTCGTTGTCTCCGGCGACGCGGACGACCGCTGCAATCCCGCTCACGCCAGGAAGATCGTTGCTGCAATTCGAGAACGCCAAACACAGCAGAGGCCCATATTGCTGGACTATGGAATCGATTGGGGACACGTGCCAACGCTCTCCCTCACCGAACGCACTCAGTCGCTCTGTCGCAAGATCGCGTTCCTCTGCGAGCAGCTCGGAATCTCGATCGAAGGAGATGCACTCCATGATGTATTTGATTCTTAG
- a CDS encoding lasso peptide biosynthesis B2 protein has product MMYLILRSYLMLIAVDVALRRAGLKNAYKIVSESTTRQIAGDRRVPYEHICKSVDLACVFYPKTVFCLQRSVAGVAVLRASGWPAEFVTGCSISTFENHAWAELNGAVVNDKPYMHEMYQVLDRL; this is encoded by the coding sequence ATGATGTATTTGATTCTTAGAAGCTACCTCATGCTGATTGCCGTTGACGTCGCGCTGAGGAGGGCAGGCCTTAAGAACGCTTACAAAATTGTCAGCGAGAGCACGACGAGACAAATTGCGGGGGACCGAAGAGTCCCGTATGAGCACATTTGCAAATCCGTGGACCTTGCTTGTGTCTTCTATCCGAAGACCGTTTTTTGTCTACAGCGCTCTGTGGCCGGCGTCGCAGTTCTTCGCGCATCTGGCTGGCCGGCAGAGTTTGTGACCGGCTGTTCCATCAGCACTTTTGAGAACCACGCCTGGGCGGAGCTAAACGGCGCCGTCGTCAACGATAAGCCCTACATGCATGAGATGTACCAGGTCCTTGACCGCCTGTGA
- a CDS encoding asparagine synthetase B family protein produces the protein MNILFGIWRSNGSAIRREELESMAEHTRRFAPDGEWMQITPELGFGVQAQYTHARSRLEVQPNRDEAGNVIIYDGRLDNYRDLAREFHLQAEVTPDSEIILRSYERWGQDCFVRLIGDWALILWDSRMRTLYLARDHAGTRTLHYSRDATGTITWATFLDSYLNTSALNALDPVYIASYLALLPSHGSTPYRDVRVVLPGHFMTATKSGIKTEQFWLPNTEEFGAKSSIEDYKMEFLHLLEQSVERRTLPGAPALIQLSGGMDSTSIVCVADRLRRRHSGSQGPTETLSYFNDSEPTWNERPYFTLVERRLGRAGIHIDASRFRTSFNRPSGVGSRYLYPGIDESTVRNDIELYSVTHANGHRAIISGIGGDEFTGGLANPEAEIAGLLSKGRIFQGFQRMIAWCLDRRISACELSKRTGSYWIRHIFRRSSQQSTTLVPWLTETARHHCLSALAERPIVRFMPFVRSLRACDFNETWWSTLRTQPHLKPSEVYRYEYRYPYLDRDLLAFLLRLPEDELARPGRRRFLMRSALKGIVPEEILERRRKAFLLSSPLSNIRDLTPFIAGAIEKSLLGAEGYVDTSELKTALENIVTGNEILYWGPLLRFVTLETWLQHRENVTREGSSANDFVSATAPITEFPHHGLRQ, from the coding sequence ATGAATATCCTATTCGGAATATGGCGTTCCAACGGCTCAGCAATCCGCCGGGAAGAACTGGAGTCGATGGCAGAGCACACGCGACGGTTTGCTCCTGACGGTGAATGGATGCAGATCACCCCCGAGCTCGGTTTCGGAGTCCAGGCCCAGTATACCCATGCGCGCTCAAGGCTTGAGGTACAGCCAAATCGGGATGAGGCGGGGAATGTGATTATCTACGACGGTCGTCTAGACAATTATCGTGACCTTGCCAGGGAGTTTCATCTTCAAGCAGAGGTAACACCTGACTCCGAGATCATCCTGCGATCCTATGAGCGTTGGGGTCAAGACTGCTTCGTACGCCTGATTGGGGATTGGGCTCTGATCTTGTGGGACTCTCGAATGCGCACACTTTATCTGGCGCGCGACCATGCTGGCACCCGGACACTCCACTATTCTCGCGATGCCACTGGGACTATTACCTGGGCGACATTTCTTGATTCCTATCTAAACACTTCGGCTCTCAATGCACTCGATCCCGTGTACATAGCAAGCTACCTCGCGCTGCTGCCATCTCATGGCAGTACCCCCTATCGCGATGTACGAGTTGTCTTGCCGGGACACTTTATGACAGCGACCAAGAGCGGGATTAAGACAGAACAGTTTTGGCTGCCAAACACAGAGGAGTTTGGCGCAAAGAGCTCGATAGAAGACTACAAGATGGAGTTCCTTCATTTGCTCGAACAATCCGTCGAGCGTCGCACCCTACCGGGCGCGCCGGCGCTAATTCAACTCAGCGGTGGCATGGACTCGACTTCTATTGTTTGTGTGGCTGACCGCCTGCGTCGTCGCCACTCTGGCTCACAGGGTCCAACCGAGACCCTCTCCTACTTCAACGATTCGGAACCCACGTGGAACGAGCGTCCGTACTTTACTTTGGTTGAACGTAGACTTGGCCGAGCGGGAATTCACATCGATGCATCCCGTTTCAGAACCTCCTTCAACCGGCCCTCCGGCGTTGGCTCACGCTACCTTTATCCAGGCATCGATGAGAGCACAGTCAGAAATGATATAGAGCTCTATTCAGTCACACATGCGAACGGTCATCGAGCAATTATCTCGGGAATTGGAGGCGACGAATTTACAGGTGGATTGGCGAATCCAGAAGCGGAGATCGCAGGGCTTCTTTCAAAGGGACGAATTTTCCAGGGATTTCAGAGGATGATTGCATGGTGCCTTGATCGAAGAATCTCGGCTTGCGAACTTTCAAAGCGCACAGGATCATATTGGATTCGGCACATATTTAGGCGTTCATCTCAGCAGTCAACTACGCTCGTCCCATGGCTCACGGAGACTGCGCGGCACCACTGTCTCAGTGCACTAGCCGAGCGCCCTATAGTTCGTTTCATGCCATTTGTGAGAAGTCTAAGAGCATGTGATTTCAACGAGACTTGGTGGTCGACCCTCAGAACACAACCACACCTCAAGCCGAGCGAAGTTTATCGTTACGAATACCGGTACCCCTACCTAGATCGCGACCTTCTTGCATTCTTATTGCGGTTGCCAGAGGATGAACTGGCTCGCCCTGGCAGACGCAGGTTCCTTATGCGTTCGGCGCTGAAGGGAATCGTCCCCGAAGAGATCTTGGAACGTCGCCGAAAAGCCTTTTTGCTGTCGAGTCCCCTTTCGAACATAAGAGACCTGACTCCATTCATAGCGGGTGCAATTGAGAAGTCCTTGCTTGGAGCCGAAGGTTATGTAGATACTTCGGAACTCAAGACCGCGCTCGAAAACATCGTAACCGGCAATGAAATCCTCTATTGGGGCCCCCTCTTGCGATTTGTTACGTTGGAGACTTGGCTACAACATCGAGAGAACGTAACCAGAGAAGGCTCTAGTGCCAATGATTTTGTGAGCGCAACTGCGCCCATAACCGAGTTCCCGCATCATGGGCTCCGACAATGA